In Pseudomonas saudiphocaensis, one DNA window encodes the following:
- the bioC gene encoding malonyl-ACP O-methyltransferase BioC, protein MTDVVGSDSALPDKRRVAASFSRAATSYDAVAELQRAVGNTLIERLPDDLEPNRWLDLGCGTGYFSRRLAQCFPQAEGVALDIAEGMLRHAAPQGGAGAFVAGDAESLPLREGSVDLIFSSLALQWCEDFPAVLREARRVLRPGGIFAFSSLCAGTLQELRDSWQAVDGFAHVNRFRTLDTYQHLCADSGLAQLELSVQPRVLHFAELRQLTHELKALGAHNLNPGRPGGLTGPARIRALIAAYEQFRTPFGLPATYQVVYGVLRKES, encoded by the coding sequence ATGACGGATGTCGTTGGCTCCGACTCGGCCCTGCCGGATAAGCGTCGTGTCGCCGCGTCCTTCTCCCGTGCCGCCACCAGCTATGATGCTGTGGCCGAGTTGCAGCGCGCTGTCGGCAATACCCTGATCGAGCGCCTGCCGGATGACCTTGAGCCTAACCGCTGGCTCGATCTGGGTTGTGGTACGGGATACTTCTCGCGCCGGTTGGCGCAGTGTTTTCCCCAAGCCGAGGGCGTAGCGCTGGATATCGCCGAAGGCATGTTGCGCCATGCCGCGCCTCAGGGCGGCGCCGGTGCTTTCGTGGCGGGCGATGCCGAATCCCTGCCGCTGCGCGAGGGGAGCGTAGACCTGATCTTTTCCAGCCTGGCGCTGCAGTGGTGTGAAGACTTTCCCGCCGTGCTGCGCGAGGCAAGACGGGTGTTGCGGCCCGGCGGAATATTCGCGTTCAGCAGCCTCTGCGCCGGAACTCTGCAGGAGCTGCGCGATAGCTGGCAGGCGGTGGACGGCTTTGCCCACGTCAACCGCTTCCGTACGCTGGACACCTATCAGCACCTGTGCGCTGACAGTGGTTTGGCGCAGCTTGAGCTCAGCGTGCAGCCGCGGGTGCTGCATTTCGCCGAGCTGCGCCAGCTGACCCACGAACTCAAGGCCCTCGGCGCACACAACCTCAACCCCGGTCGCCCGGGCGGACTTACCGGTCCGGCGCGCATTCGCGCGCTGATCGCCGCCTACGAACAGTTCCGCACGCCATTCGGGCTGCCGGCCACCTACCAGGTGGTTTATGGCGTATTGCGCAAGGAATCCTGA
- a CDS encoding alpha/beta fold hydrolase, which translates to MSIQLILLPGWAFGTAALQPLCDALGEQLPNLDVTIAPLPELADADAWLDELDRHLPRDAWLAGWSLGGMLASKLAARRVDTCPGLITFASNPCFRACGQWPEAMPAEAFDTFHEAFRLDAEQTLKRFCSLCSRGAVDVRTLSRQLQVSQLQSPVAVLDAGLQLLAKLDGREALLGYFGPQLHVFAEADALVPVAAAGALRNWLPGTRVEVMPKASHALPLERADELAVLVANFIQGYAA; encoded by the coding sequence ATGTCCATTCAGCTGATCCTGCTGCCCGGCTGGGCTTTCGGTACGGCGGCGCTGCAGCCGCTCTGCGATGCGCTGGGCGAGCAATTACCGAACCTCGACGTAACCATCGCTCCGCTGCCGGAGCTGGCTGATGCCGATGCCTGGCTGGATGAACTTGACCGCCATCTGCCGCGTGATGCCTGGCTCGCAGGCTGGTCATTGGGCGGCATGCTGGCGAGTAAGTTGGCAGCGCGTCGCGTCGATACCTGTCCCGGCCTGATTACCTTCGCCAGCAATCCCTGCTTCCGTGCTTGCGGGCAGTGGCCCGAAGCGATGCCGGCAGAGGCTTTCGATACCTTCCATGAAGCCTTTCGCCTCGATGCCGAGCAGACCCTCAAACGCTTTTGCTCGTTGTGCAGCCGCGGCGCCGTCGATGTGCGCACCCTAAGCCGGCAACTTCAGGTCAGCCAATTGCAATCGCCCGTGGCGGTGCTCGACGCCGGCCTGCAACTGCTGGCGAAACTGGATGGGCGTGAAGCGCTGCTTGGCTACTTCGGGCCGCAGCTGCATGTGTTTGCCGAAGCGGATGCACTGGTGCCGGTGGCTGCCGCGGGCGCGCTGCGCAACTGGCTGCCCGGCACCCGCGTCGAGGTCATGCCCAAGGCCAGTCATGCGCTGCCGCTGGAGCGGGCCGATGAGTTGGCGGTGCTGGTCGCCAACTTCATTCAAGGGTATGCGGCATGA
- a CDS encoding ComF family protein has product MVYNWLNIEQFCLLCDERCDPEHSLCGACEADLPWLGPQCTVCALPLHAGGLICGQCLKRPPAFDQVVAPWRFDFPIDSLINRFKHQSRWPFGRLLAELLARHMQHLFDDAGLPRPSALLPVPLARKRLRQRGFNQARMLADWLSPELRIPVRNELLQRTLDTPAQQQLDAAGRRRNLRQAFALPDKKPLHDQHLAIIDDVLTTGATAEALARLLKRAGAARVDIYCLARTPKPGD; this is encoded by the coding sequence ATGGTTTACAACTGGTTAAATATCGAACAATTCTGTTTGCTTTGCGATGAGCGCTGCGACCCCGAGCATTCGCTATGTGGCGCCTGCGAAGCCGACCTTCCGTGGCTCGGCCCGCAATGCACGGTCTGCGCGTTGCCGCTGCACGCGGGCGGCCTGATCTGCGGCCAATGCCTGAAACGTCCACCTGCGTTCGATCAAGTCGTAGCGCCCTGGCGCTTCGACTTCCCCATCGACAGCCTGATCAACCGCTTCAAGCACCAGTCGCGCTGGCCGTTCGGGCGACTGCTGGCAGAGTTACTGGCGCGGCACATGCAACATCTTTTCGACGACGCCGGCCTGCCTCGCCCGAGCGCCCTGCTCCCGGTGCCGCTGGCGCGCAAGCGTCTGCGCCAGCGTGGCTTCAACCAGGCCAGGATGCTCGCCGACTGGCTGAGCCCCGAATTGCGGATTCCGGTGCGCAACGAACTGCTGCAACGCACCCTGGACACGCCGGCACAGCAGCAACTGGATGCCGCCGGGCGTCGTCGCAACCTGCGCCAGGCATTCGCCCTGCCTGATAAGAAGCCGCTGCACGATCAACACCTGGCCATCATCGATGACGTGCTCACCACCGGCGCCACGGCCGAAGCCCTGGCCCGCCTGCTGAAGCGGGCCGGCGCGGCGCGGGTGGATATCTACTGCCTGGCGCGTACGCCAAAGCCGGGGGATTAG
- the bioB gene encoding biotin synthase BioB yields MSATAACATRHDWTLAEVKALFLQPFNDLLFQAQSVHRQHFDANRVQVSTLLSIKTGACPEDCKYCPQSGHYNTGLDKEKLMEVQKVLEAAAEAKAIGSTRFCMGAAWKHPSAKDMPYVLKMVEGVKALGLETCMTLGKLDQEQTRALAAAGLDYYNHNLDTSPEFYGNIITTRTYADRLETLSYVREAGMKICSGGILGMGESLDDRAGLLIQLANLPEHPESVPINMLVKVKGTPLAEEQDVDPFDFIRMLAVARIMMPKSHVRLSAGREQMNEQMQALAFLAGANSIFYGEKLLTTANPQADKDMQLFKRLGIQPEERHEHDDEVHQAAIEQALLEQRDSKLFYNAAV; encoded by the coding sequence ATGAGCGCCACTGCCGCTTGCGCCACGCGTCACGACTGGACTCTCGCCGAGGTCAAGGCGCTCTTCCTGCAGCCGTTCAACGATTTGCTGTTCCAGGCGCAGAGCGTGCACCGCCAGCACTTCGACGCCAACCGCGTGCAGGTTTCCACCCTGCTGTCGATCAAGACCGGCGCCTGTCCGGAAGACTGCAAGTACTGCCCGCAGTCAGGCCACTACAACACCGGCCTGGACAAAGAAAAGCTGATGGAAGTGCAAAAGGTGCTGGAGGCGGCAGCCGAAGCCAAGGCCATCGGCTCGACGCGCTTCTGCATGGGCGCCGCCTGGAAGCATCCGTCGGCCAAGGACATGCCCTACGTACTGAAAATGGTAGAAGGCGTGAAAGCGCTGGGCCTGGAAACCTGCATGACCCTCGGCAAGCTGGACCAGGAGCAGACCCGCGCTCTGGCGGCTGCCGGTCTCGATTACTACAACCACAACCTGGATACCTCGCCGGAGTTCTACGGCAATATCATCACTACCCGCACTTACGCCGACCGTCTGGAGACGTTGAGCTACGTGCGCGAGGCGGGCATGAAGATCTGCTCCGGCGGTATCCTCGGCATGGGCGAGTCGCTGGACGACCGCGCCGGTCTGCTGATCCAGCTGGCGAATCTGCCGGAGCACCCGGAAAGTGTGCCGATCAACATGCTGGTCAAGGTCAAGGGTACGCCCCTGGCTGAAGAGCAGGACGTGGATCCCTTCGACTTTATCCGCATGCTGGCGGTAGCGCGGATCATGATGCCCAAGTCCCACGTGCGGCTGTCAGCCGGCCGCGAGCAGATGAACGAGCAGATGCAGGCCCTGGCCTTCCTTGCCGGCGCCAACTCGATCTTCTACGGCGAGAAACTGCTGACCACCGCCAACCCCCAGGCCGACAAGGATATGCAGCTGTTCAAGCGTCTCGGCATCCAGCCCGAAGAGCGCCACGAGCACGACGACGAAGTGCATCAGGCGGCCATCGAGCAGGCGCTGCTGGAACAGCGCGACTCGAAGCTGTTCTATAACGCGGCGGTCTGA
- a CDS encoding serine/threonine protein kinase produces MSHPFDTLTPDLVLDAVESAGYISDARVLALNSYENRVYQVGIEDETPLIAKFYRPDRWSNEAILEEHQFSLELAEREIPVVAPLSRDGKTLFEHAGFRFALFPRRGGRAPEPGNLDQLYRLGQLLGRMHAVSASRPFEHRQTLDAQSFGHDSLATLLDGNFIPKSLLPAYESVARDLLKRVDDVFAQTDFQPIRLHGDCHPGNILARDDAFYLVDLDDCRMGPSVQDIWMMLAGERHERLGQLSELVDGYNEFHDFAPRELPLIEALRALRLLHYSAWLARRWDDPAFPMSFPWFGSERYWGDQVLILREQISALQEEPLKLF; encoded by the coding sequence ATGAGCCATCCCTTTGACACTCTCACGCCGGACCTTGTGCTCGATGCCGTGGAGAGTGCCGGCTACATCAGTGATGCGCGGGTATTGGCACTGAACAGCTACGAAAACCGTGTTTATCAGGTGGGCATCGAGGACGAAACACCGCTGATTGCGAAGTTCTACCGTCCCGACCGCTGGAGCAACGAGGCCATCCTCGAAGAGCACCAGTTCAGCCTGGAACTGGCCGAGCGGGAAATTCCCGTGGTGGCACCGCTATCGCGTGACGGCAAGACCCTGTTCGAGCATGCAGGTTTTCGCTTTGCGCTGTTCCCCCGGCGCGGCGGGCGTGCGCCCGAGCCGGGCAATCTCGACCAGCTCTACCGCCTCGGGCAGCTGCTAGGACGCATGCATGCGGTCAGCGCCAGCCGCCCCTTCGAGCACCGCCAGACCCTCGACGCGCAAAGCTTCGGCCACGACTCCCTGGCCACGCTGCTGGACGGCAACTTCATCCCGAAGAGCCTGCTGCCGGCTTACGAATCCGTGGCGCGTGATCTGCTCAAGCGGGTCGATGATGTATTTGCGCAGACCGACTTTCAGCCGATCCGCCTGCATGGCGATTGCCACCCAGGCAACATCCTCGCCCGCGACGACGCCTTTTATCTGGTCGATCTGGATGACTGCCGCATGGGGCCGTCGGTGCAGGACATCTGGATGATGCTTGCCGGCGAACGCCACGAGCGCCTCGGACAACTGTCTGAACTGGTGGATGGCTACAACGAGTTCCACGACTTCGCCCCACGCGAACTGCCGCTCATCGAAGCCCTGCGTGCCCTGCGCCTGCTGCACTACAGCGCCTGGCTGGCGCGCCGCTGGGATGACCCGGCCTTCCCAATGAGCTTTCCCTGGTTCGGCAGCGAGCGCTACTGGGGCGATCAGGTGCTGATCCTGCGCGAGCAGATTTCGGCGCTGCAGGAAGAGCCGCTGAAGCTGTTTTAA
- the bioF gene encoding 8-amino-7-oxononanoate synthase yields MSFDLASRLAARRAEHLYRQRPLLETPQQPEVLVDGERLLAFCSNDYLGLANHPQVIQAMRDGADKWGVGGGASHLVIGHSSPHHELEEALAAFTGRPRALLFSTGYMANLAAVTALVGQGDTVLEDRLNHASLLDAGLLSGARFSRYLHNDAASLAKRLEKAVGNTLVVTDGVFSMDGDLADLPAICAAARQRNAWVVVDDAHGFGPLGATGGGIVEHFGLGIDEVPVLVGTLGKAFGTAGAFVAGSEELIETLIQFARPYIYTTSQPPAVACATLKSLELLRSEHWRREHLSQLIARFRRGAAEIGLSLVDSPTPIQPIIVGSSERALKLSAALRERGILVGAIRPPTVPAGSARLRVTFSASHNQAHVEHLLDALAECWNSLAEEP; encoded by the coding sequence ATGAGTTTCGATCTCGCCTCTCGCCTGGCCGCACGCCGCGCCGAGCATCTCTACCGCCAGCGTCCATTGCTGGAAACTCCGCAGCAGCCGGAAGTGCTGGTCGATGGCGAACGGCTGCTGGCCTTCTGTTCCAACGATTACCTGGGGCTTGCCAACCATCCCCAGGTGATCCAGGCGATGCGCGATGGTGCGGATAAGTGGGGCGTCGGTGGCGGTGCGTCGCATCTGGTGATCGGCCATAGCTCACCACATCACGAACTGGAAGAAGCACTGGCTGCCTTCACGGGCCGGCCGCGCGCGCTGCTGTTCTCAACCGGCTATATGGCCAATCTGGCCGCCGTCACCGCACTGGTGGGACAGGGCGATACGGTACTGGAAGACCGTCTCAATCATGCTTCGCTGCTGGATGCCGGCCTGCTCTCCGGCGCGCGTTTCTCGCGCTACCTGCATAACGATGCCGCGAGCCTGGCCAAGCGTCTGGAAAAGGCCGTTGGCAATACCTTGGTGGTGACCGACGGTGTGTTCAGTATGGACGGCGACCTGGCCGATCTGCCGGCGATCTGCGCCGCCGCGCGGCAGCGCAATGCCTGGGTGGTGGTCGATGATGCCCATGGTTTTGGTCCGCTGGGTGCGACCGGTGGCGGTATCGTCGAGCATTTCGGGCTGGGTATCGATGAAGTGCCGGTGCTGGTCGGCACGCTGGGCAAGGCCTTTGGTACGGCCGGTGCCTTCGTTGCCGGCAGCGAGGAGCTGATCGAGACGCTGATCCAGTTTGCCCGGCCCTACATCTATACAACCAGCCAGCCACCGGCCGTCGCCTGCGCCACCCTGAAAAGCCTTGAGTTGCTGCGGAGCGAGCACTGGCGGCGTGAGCATTTGAGTCAGCTGATCGCCCGTTTCCGTCGGGGTGCCGCAGAGATCGGCCTGAGCCTGGTGGACAGCCCGACCCCGATTCAGCCGATCATCGTCGGCAGCAGTGAGCGTGCTCTGAAGCTCTCGGCAGCGCTGCGCGAGCGCGGCATTCTGGTCGGTGCCATCCGTCCGCCGACGGTGCCGGCCGGCAGTGCGCGACTGCGGGTCACCTTCAGTGCGTCGCATAACCAGGCGCACGTGGAACATCTGCTGGATGCTTTGGCCGAATGCTGGAATTCTTTGGCCGAGGAACCCTGA